The following are from one region of the Chromobacterium phragmitis genome:
- a CDS encoding HD domain-containing phosphohydrolase, whose product MQASRELLKTLYTMAMLVEARDAYTGGHLWRVSRYSHLLAADLQLPQDEVEKIALGGFLHDLGKVGVPDAVLNKPGKLSDEEYEVIKTHPQVGADLLKDHPLAELVLDAVLCHHETPDGKGYPNRLAGKAIPLVARIVGITDAFDAMTSTRPYREGMPTERALAILRDNLGRQFDAELGERFIQLGEAGQLDHVLGHSEPGVPMQRCPGCGPIIAVPSHTPDGEEIFCPHCAGGYRISRRDNALALSPTGGNDPVRARRPRADNELIDRLLADSGRLRARGKPGLLELLFG is encoded by the coding sequence ATGCAAGCCAGCCGCGAGCTGCTGAAAACCCTTTACACGATGGCCATGCTGGTGGAGGCCCGCGACGCCTATACCGGCGGCCATCTATGGCGCGTGTCGCGCTACAGCCATCTGTTGGCCGCCGACCTGCAACTGCCGCAGGACGAGGTGGAAAAGATCGCGTTGGGAGGATTCCTGCACGATCTGGGCAAAGTGGGCGTGCCGGACGCGGTGCTGAACAAGCCCGGCAAGCTCAGCGACGAGGAATACGAGGTGATCAAGACCCATCCGCAAGTGGGCGCGGACTTGCTGAAAGACCATCCGCTGGCGGAACTGGTGCTGGACGCGGTGCTTTGCCACCATGAAACGCCCGACGGCAAAGGCTATCCCAACCGCCTGGCCGGCAAGGCCATCCCGCTGGTGGCGCGCATCGTCGGCATCACCGACGCCTTCGACGCGATGACCAGCACCCGGCCTTATCGCGAGGGCATGCCGACGGAACGGGCGCTGGCCATCCTGCGCGACAATCTGGGCCGCCAGTTCGATGCCGAGCTGGGCGAGCGTTTCATCCAACTGGGCGAGGCGGGCCAGCTGGACCACGTGCTCGGCCACAGCGAGCCGGGCGTGCCGATGCAGCGCTGCCCTGGCTGCGGCCCCATCATCGCGGTGCCGTCACATACGCCGGATGGCGAAGAGATATTCTGTCCCCACTGCGCCGGAGGCTACCGGATCAGCCGCCGCGACAACGCGCTGGCGCTGAGCCCGACTGGCGGCAATGATCCGGTGCGCGCTCGGCGCCCTAGAGCCGACAACGAACTGATAGACCGGCTGCTGGCCGACAGCGGCAGGCTGCGCGCCCGCGGCAAGCCAGGCCTGTTGGAACTGCTGTTTGGCTAA
- a CDS encoding alpha/beta hydrolase yields the protein MHRLHPNLQPWLAELNRQAADKLAGGYKATAIGAREALAQLTAQMVAPGPDIAWVNDDLVHGGDYPVPVRIYHPAPEQSLPVLVFLHGGGHMAGGVSVYDGINRRLAAASRHIVVAVEYRLSPDNPYPAGLDDAISVARNVWRTLDGRRLNYRRRLSLAGDSAGGALSASVCGVAQRDASLAIARQALIYPCVDYTLTQPSVAENGEGLFLTRARTEWYFDNYFQHGEDRRQASPLYWDVNARLPATLVVTAGCDILRDEGRQYARRLLDAGVPTEQLHLEDQMHAFLNMEALVPEVCALAYRRIGDFLNAD from the coding sequence ATGCACAGACTTCATCCCAATCTGCAGCCCTGGCTGGCCGAGCTCAACCGCCAGGCGGCCGACAAGCTGGCGGGAGGCTACAAGGCCACCGCGATCGGCGCGCGCGAAGCGCTCGCCCAGCTGACCGCGCAGATGGTGGCCCCAGGGCCGGACATCGCCTGGGTCAACGACGACCTGGTGCATGGGGGCGATTATCCGGTGCCGGTGCGCATTTACCATCCGGCCCCCGAGCAGTCCTTGCCGGTGTTGGTGTTCCTGCATGGCGGCGGCCACATGGCCGGCGGCGTCAGCGTCTACGACGGCATCAACCGCCGCCTCGCCGCGGCCAGCCGCCACATCGTGGTGGCGGTCGAGTACCGGCTGTCGCCCGACAATCCCTACCCCGCGGGACTGGACGACGCGATCAGCGTGGCCAGAAACGTGTGGCGCACGCTGGACGGGAGGCGGCTGAACTACCGCCGCCGGCTGTCGCTGGCCGGCGATTCCGCCGGCGGCGCGCTGAGCGCCAGCGTATGCGGCGTCGCGCAGCGCGACGCCAGCCTGGCCATCGCCCGCCAGGCGCTGATTTACCCTTGCGTAGATTACACGCTGACCCAGCCCTCGGTGGCGGAAAACGGCGAAGGCCTCTTCCTGACACGGGCCCGCACCGAATGGTATTTCGACAATTACTTCCAGCATGGAGAAGATCGACGCCAGGCTTCGCCGCTGTACTGGGACGTCAACGCCCGGCTGCCCGCGACGCTGGTCGTCACGGCCGGCTGCGACATCCTGCGCGACGAGGGGCGGCAATACGCGCGCCGGCTGCTGGATGCTGGCGTCCCGACCGAGCAACTGCACCTGGAGGACCAGATGCACGCCTTCCTCAATATGGAGGCGCTGGTGCCGGAAGTCTGCGCGCTGGCCTACCGCCGCATCGGCGACTTCCTCAACGCGGACTGA
- the gmhA gene encoding D-sedoheptulose 7-phosphate isomerase gives MQDHIRASLGEAKTALDNLLANPQALASIQDAAQAIIGALSSGGRVFSCGNGGSMCDAMHFAEELTGRYRDNRRGMAAIAISDPSHISCVGNDYGYDEIFARYLESHARAGDVLIGLSTSGNSRNVIRAAEAARELGVKVVILTGRAGTKLEPLADVYVNTPGGSYADRVQELHIKVLHILIELTERHFFPENY, from the coding sequence ATGCAAGACCATATTCGCGCCAGCTTGGGCGAAGCCAAGACCGCGCTGGACAATCTGTTGGCCAATCCGCAGGCGCTGGCGTCCATCCAGGACGCGGCGCAGGCGATCATCGGCGCTTTGTCGTCCGGCGGCCGGGTGTTTTCCTGCGGCAACGGCGGATCGATGTGCGACGCGATGCATTTCGCGGAGGAGCTGACGGGCCGCTACCGCGACAACCGTCGCGGCATGGCGGCGATCGCGATCAGCGATCCCAGCCACATCAGCTGCGTCGGCAACGATTACGGCTACGACGAGATTTTCGCGCGTTATCTGGAAAGCCATGCCCGCGCCGGCGACGTGCTGATCGGCCTGAGCACCAGCGGCAACAGCCGCAACGTGATCCGGGCTGCCGAAGCGGCGCGCGAACTGGGCGTCAAGGTGGTGATCCTGACCGGCCGCGCCGGCACCAAACTGGAGCCGCTGGCGGATGTGTACGTCAACACCCCGGGCGGCAGCTACGCCGACCGCGTGCAGGAACTGCATATCAAAGTGCTGCATATCCTGATCGAGCTGACCGAGCGGCACTTCTTCCCGGAAAACTACTGA
- a CDS encoding S24 family peptidase: protein MEDVQQQSDFRQRLERLIGSEKPYAWAARNGLNKGSFTNMWYKGGVPRLGTAQKIAANSGCRVEWLLYGEGPMQDLDGAAREAAVPGPRTAMSSGRGDAEEEHEVPDSVHEEFCFIPRYNLRASAGFGTDAAGEAPMFYMAFRRYWVKNYLNASPRDLVVISVKGDSMSGVLEDRDTILVHTAERNPGEGLFVIRIGDDIFVKQLQRLPGGAVQVRSANPLYETFTVDLSRSAGEFEVIGRVVWFGRQIA from the coding sequence ATGGAAGACGTGCAACAGCAATCCGATTTCCGGCAGCGCCTCGAGCGACTGATAGGCAGCGAGAAGCCCTATGCCTGGGCGGCGCGCAATGGTCTCAACAAGGGATCATTCACCAACATGTGGTACAAGGGAGGCGTGCCGCGGCTAGGCACCGCGCAGAAGATCGCGGCCAACAGCGGTTGTCGCGTGGAGTGGCTGCTTTACGGCGAAGGGCCTATGCAGGACCTGGATGGCGCGGCCCGCGAAGCCGCCGTGCCGGGGCCAAGGACCGCCATGTCTTCCGGGCGGGGGGACGCGGAAGAAGAACATGAAGTGCCGGACAGCGTGCATGAGGAGTTCTGTTTTATCCCGCGTTATAACCTGAGAGCGTCAGCGGGTTTTGGAACCGATGCGGCAGGAGAGGCGCCAATGTTCTATATGGCGTTCCGACGCTACTGGGTGAAGAACTACTTGAACGCCTCGCCGCGCGACTTGGTGGTGATCAGCGTTAAGGGCGACAGCATGAGCGGGGTGCTGGAGGACAGGGATACCATTCTGGTGCATACCGCGGAGCGGAATCCTGGTGAAGGCCTGTTCGTGATCCGCATCGGCGACGACATTTTCGTGAAGCAATTGCAGCGGTTGCCAGGCGGCGCGGTCCAAGTGCGAAGCGCCAATCCCTTGTATGAGACTTTCACCGTGGATCTGTCCCGTTCCGCCGGCGAGTTTGAAGTCATCGGCCGGGTAGTGTGGTTTGGACGCCAGATCGCCTGA
- a CDS encoding Mor transcription activator family protein, which translates to MTTAAQYPALPSTMQLVAQLIGMPRTLQLVQALGGTTLPFSKNQSRAGQLRFAALADVIGHEAAEQLTHHFGGDILYIPRCSTALRQARNQQMIRDFDAMLVEGLGANEAVGVLAMRYRLSDRMVWRVLKTPPSDQEVH; encoded by the coding sequence ATGACTACCGCTGCGCAATATCCCGCTCTGCCCTCCACCATGCAACTGGTCGCTCAGCTGATTGGCATGCCGCGAACCTTGCAGTTGGTGCAGGCGCTGGGCGGCACCACCCTGCCGTTCTCCAAGAATCAAAGCCGCGCCGGACAGTTGCGCTTCGCGGCCTTGGCGGATGTGATCGGGCATGAGGCGGCGGAGCAACTGACCCACCATTTCGGCGGGGACATCCTTTATATCCCGCGCTGCAGCACCGCGCTGCGCCAGGCGCGCAATCAGCAAATGATCCGCGACTTCGACGCGATGCTGGTGGAAGGCTTGGGCGCCAACGAAGCCGTCGGCGTGCTGGCGATGCGCTATCGCCTCAGCGACCGCATGGTCTGGCGCGTGCTGAAAACCCCGCCGTCCGATCAGGAAGTGCACTAA
- a CDS encoding M15 family metallopeptidase: MASRAISDLHPQLQPLAETFLRLCRDQGVDPLLICTWRSADEQAQLYRRGRELPGAIVTYARPGESAHNAMLHGNPASRAFDVVPLNAGKPICDTDHPHWQVMGRIAQSLGLYWHGTLEAPQHEIPHFQLSLEK; this comes from the coding sequence ATGGCCAGCCGAGCCATTTCCGATCTGCACCCCCAGCTGCAACCGCTGGCGGAGACTTTCCTGCGGCTCTGCCGCGACCAAGGCGTGGACCCGCTGCTGATCTGCACCTGGCGCTCCGCCGACGAGCAGGCGCAACTCTACCGCCGCGGCCGCGAGCTTCCCGGCGCCATCGTCACCTACGCGCGGCCCGGCGAATCGGCCCATAACGCCATGCTGCACGGCAATCCGGCGTCCCGCGCCTTCGACGTGGTGCCGCTAAACGCCGGCAAGCCCATCTGCGACACCGACCACCCCCACTGGCAGGTGATGGGGAGGATAGCCCAGTCGCTGGGCCTGTACTGGCACGGCACGCTGGAAGCGCCGCAGCACGAGATCCCCCACTTCCAACTGTCACTGGAGAAATGA